The window GATCATCCCCATGATCTATTTCTGGATCCCACCGACCATGGAAGAACTGGCCATGATCGGAATTATCGGCCTTATGAGCGTAATCGCACAATGGGCAATGGTAAGAGGCTTCAAGGCAGGAGAAGCTGCTGCCATGGCACCACTGGACTATATGCGCCTTGTCTATGCCATTCTGTGGGGCTGGGTGTTGTTTGGCGAATGGCCAGAGCTGAATGTTTGGCTGGGCGCTGGTCTGATCTTTGCTTCAACTCTCTATATCATTCACAGAGATGCAAAACTGAACAAACAGAAACTACAAGACAACAAAAAATCAGCCTCCATTTCTGAAGGCTGATTCCCAATAAAACAACAAACCTTTATCTTGAAGATCAGGCATGCAACATGTTTGAAATCTGATCCAGAAGCATAAGACGCTTCTTCTTCTGATCTTCAAGATAAACATCAGAAGTCGGCTCAACTTCAGATTCGATACGATGGATCTCGCGGTTCACTTCATGATACTCGTCAGAGAGCTTGGCAAAATGCGCATCATTCACTTTGAGATCATGCAGTTTTTGCTCATACTCGGGGAATTCGTCGTGCAATTCGTGCGGTACATGAGACATGAAATCTTCTCCCTTGGATTATATAAACAAGTTTGCAATCATTCCTGCAATCACACCTTGAACCAGATCAAATCAACGCTCAAAACTGCATAATTCCCAATACTTTTATGCAGGTTTTCACCGCCTATTCATCCATGCCAAAACGACTTGATATAACCCTTCCTTCCCCTTCAGATCTCGGGTTCGACGAGCCCGATTTCACAGGATATTGGCGCAACAAATCACATTGTCCTGATAAATCGGGAAGCTATCTGGTTTGGATATATCTGAAACACAATACGCGCCTTGCAAAACCGACAAAGTGCATACTGTCACCTGGTTGGTATGTTTATGCGGGCAGCGCCAATGGTCCGGGGGGATTGCGTGCACGTCTGTCAAGACATCTCGCAAAAGACAAGTCCCGACGCTGGCATATCGATCAACTGACAACCAAAGCCACCCATCGCTATGGTTGGGCATGGATGAATGCTTGTGAGTGCGCTCTGATCACCCACTTGCAAGCTCTCCCAAACTTCCATCATCCTGTGTCCGGGTTTGGTAGCTCTGACTGCCAACAATGCCAGTCTCATCTACTAAAGTGGTCTGAACTCACCACCGAGACATAAATCCTCAACCGCAATGGCGTCTGCTTTCCACCCCTTACGGAGTTTATCTGAAATCTACGGTCCCATATATTCAACATCGCCATGTATCATATCCTTGCCAACCAGTTTGTTGGCTAAATCGCCCGGCTTAATCTGACGATATTTCTTTCCAAGAAAATTTCATGGATGCGAGTAGATGACATAACATGAGATAGAAAAATCGCACCACCTATGATTTAAAATACAACCAAAACAACCCAATAATATTGAAAATACATAGTAATTTCAAATTGAAAACAAATAAACAGGCATGATTAATATATTTTAAAAGATTACGCCTAAAATCAAATCAAGAGCAAAGACAATATTCATAATTTAGACGGCCGTTCGCCATTATGACAATATTGGGAGTCAGAAAATGAACGCACTGCAAAATATCAAGTTAACAACAAAAACGACGCTTCTAATCATTGTCTCAGTTTTATTCTCAATGGCGTCATTAGCAACAGTAACATGGTTTGAAATCAGCGATAAAGTGAAACAGGATGTTATCGCCAAACAGTCGCTAAGCATTCGTGTCGCCGCACAAATATTTGAAACTGCAATGGAAGGTCTCACAGTTTCCAGAAAAGCGAATGGCGAAATCGAAAAAATTGCCATGAGTAGCATACCAGAATTCACTTCACATGAACTGATAGACCGAGTAGGAAGCATCACCGGAGAAACAGCAACGGTCTTTGCGTGGGATGAGAAAACAAAAGATTTCTGGCGCAAAACAACTAACATCAAGAAAAACGATGGCAAACGTGCAATTGGCACCCCACTCGGCCAGAAAGGCGCCGTATATCCGGTTGTCACTGCGGGTAAAACCTTTGTTGGTGAGGCCGTTATTCTGGGCAAATCATATTACACGCTTTATCAGCCTATTTTCTCTGATGCCAATCAGCCAATCGGAATCCTCTATGTAGGGATCGAACGTCAGCAAGTGGAAGCAATCCTGAGCGAAATCACGACCGGTTTGGCTTTTTGGGCAACTCTTGTTGCCATAGTAATTCTGGCCCTTGCCCTTGTCGCAACACGCAAGATGATGGCCCCGTTGCCGGTCATGACCGGTATCCTCAATGCTATTGCCCAAGACAAGCCAACAGAAGGTATCCCCTATCAGGATCGCAAAGATGAAATTGGTGATATGGCTCACTCCATCCTGATCTTGAATGAACACAATGAACAGCGCCGTGATCTGGAAAGCCAGAAATCCGATACTGACAGACAGCGCGTGGAACGTGAAGACAAGCTGAAAACCATCATCTCGGAATTCGATAGCAATATTCAGTCAGTGCTCAATGTTACAGGCGAAAACTCGCAAACCATGGAGACCACGGCCCAAAAACTCAGTGAGATAGCAGAAAACACATCCGAACAGACCACAGACGCTGCAAATATCTCTCATGAAGCAGCCAGCAATGTTCAGGCTGTTGCCTCTGCTGCCGAAGAACTTGCGGCATCAATCGAAGAGATTTCTCGCCAGCTTGGACAAACCCAAGCCGTTGTTTCCACGACAACTGATGAAGCCAGACAAACCAATGAAAAAGTGGCAAGCCTTGATGTGGCGGCCCAGAAAATTGGTGAAGTCGTCAATCTGATTCAAGATATCGCCGAACAGACCAATTTGCTTGCTCTTAATGCGACCATCGAAGCAGCTCGGGCCGGTGAAATGGGCAAGGGTTTCGCCGTCGTAGCTGCTGAAGTAAAGGAATTGGCAAACCAGACATCCAAGGCAACGGAAGAAATTTCCAATCAGGTTACCGATATTCAAACCTCATCCAAGGATGCTGTTTCGGCGATCGCCAAAATCACCGAGACCATGAACGAGGTAAACGATTATACCAACTCAATTGCCGCTGCTGTCGAGCAGCAAGGGTCCGCAACAATCGAAATCAGCAGCAATGTTCAACAGGCTTCGGAAGGCACATCCCTCGTAACCCAGAGAATGGAAACAGTGAACGGTTCAGTGACCGATACACATCAATCAGCCAATCAGGTCCTTTCCGCTTCAAGATCCTCAGCTGAGCAAAATCAGCTACTGGGTTCAAAAATCGAACAATTCCTGAAGGAAATACAGGCAGCCTGACTTATTTCCCTTTCAATCGAAACATGCAAGGGCGCTTTCATTCATTGAAAGCGCCCTTTCTGATTTACAATCATCTCATGATTCCTGATTGTAAAATTTTCCAGAAAATTCAGCTTCATCACTCAACAATCAATTATATCGCCAAACCGTCGGCCAACGACACCTGTTTGACGAGCACTAAATCCTTCACCATTCATTTCGAGATCAGGGATTGAGATCACATCATCTTGATCCCCTAAACACAAAAGGGAGGTCAGAAGACCTCCCTCAATTCGCTTCGTCGCAAGCAAATTCACTTAAACTGTCAGCTCATCGGCTGGCATGTTTTTCTCGCGTCGGGTCACCAATTTGTTCAGCGCAGAGACATAAGCCTTGGCTGAGGCAACCATGGTGTCGGTGTCCGCAGAGCGCCCTGTAACGGTCTTGCCATTTTCAGTCAAACGAGTGGACACTTCAGCCTGTGCGTCAGTTCCCTCCGTCACAGCACTTACCTGATACAGCTGCAAAGTCGCTTCGTGCGGGAAGATCTGCTTGATCGCATTGAAGGTGGCATCAACCGGGCCATCGCCCGTTGCTTCCTTGGTAATATGCTCACCATCCATATCCAATGTCACAATTGCTTTCTGCAGGCCACCGGTGCCCGCAATCACGGTCAACGCAATCACTTTCACTGTTTCAGAAGCACCCGAGACTTCGTCATCAACCAAGGCTTCGATATCTTCGTCAAAGATATGTTTCTTGCGGTCAGCCAAATCCTTGAAGCGATTGAATGCATCCTGCAAGGCATTGTCGCCCAGCTCATAACCCAATTCCGCCAACTTATCACGGAAGGCATGACGACCAGAATGCTTACCCATCACCAAATCGGTACCACCTACGCCTACATCTTCCGGCTTCATGATTTCATAGGTTTCAGCATTCTTCAGCATGCCATCCTGATGAATGCCTGATTCATGAGCAAAGGCATTCTTACCGACAATCGCCTTGTTATATTGAACCGGAAAAGCGGAAACCGCAGAGACCAGCTTGGAAGCGCGGGTCAACAAACGGCTATTGATATTGGTTTCATATGGGAAGATGTCATTACGGGTACGGATCGCCATGACGATCTCTTCCAGGGCCGCATTACCGGCACGCTCGCCCAAACCATTGATGGTACATTCAATCTGACGCGCACCACCCTTTGCAGCTGCCAGCGAGTTGGCAACCGCCATGCCCAAATCATTGTGACAGTGAGCGGAGAAAATGGCTTTGTCAGAGTTCGGTACATTCTCGATCACGCGGCGGAACAATTCGGTAATTTCCTCAGGGGCTGTATAACCGACAGTATCAGGGATATTGATAGTGGTGGCACCCGCATTGATCGCAGCTTCCACGCAACGGCACAAGAAATCGAATTCGGTACGAGTGCCGTCTTCAGCAGACCATTCCACATCATCAACCCAGTTGCGCGCACGAGTGACCGACTCGATCACCTTCTCATAAACACGATCCGGCTCCATCTGCAATTTGAACTTCATATGCACTGGGCTGGTGGAAATGAAGGTATGGATCCGGCCTTTTTCAGCATGCTTGATCGCTTCACCAGCGCGATCAATATCTTTGGAACCAGCACGAGACAAACCACAAACAGTGGAATTCTTCACCACCTTTGCAATCTCTGAGACCGCTTCAAAGTCACCGTTGGAGGCAATCGGAAAGCCCGCTTCGATTACGTCAACACCCATCTCGTCCAGCAACTGCGCGACTTGGATTTTTTCTTCCAACGTCATGGAAGCACCAGGAGACTGTTCCCCATCGCGCAAGGTGGTATCGAAAATTACAATATTGTCAGTCATCGGATTGTTCCCAAAAATTGGACTGGGCCTGGCCTTATCTCATCCGCCAGATCCCTCAGTCCCAAAAAGTCCTGTCAGGTCTGTGATGTTTTATCCCCTAAGTACCCGCATGCCGGCCGAGGCCGATGCCTGTCGGTGCTCAGGGGCAAATAAGTAGGAGTAGGCCAGATAGTGGACGTGCGGACGCTATGGGAGCTTTTGGCTCAACCATGGAAATTTGACCAATTGTGCTCTTTGGAGCGGTCATGAATGCGTCCCACGTCTCTATGGGAGGTAATATACCGTCCCTCATAGTCTGATAGCAAAAGTCTTAACGGATCGAAAACATCCCGGCAAGTGTGTTTTTTGAAATTTTCAGCACCTTTTAGCGAACCGTGACTAGCAAATGGTCGCAAAATGCACCCGGAACAGTCCAAACCATACGGCAAGCCTCATTCTCACACAATTCCAGTGCCTCAGCCATGGATGCCTGTGCCAATGCAAAAAACTCATAATACTGATTATCAGGAACCAATATATCCAGAGCTTTGGCCAGTTCTCGCAAATATCCCTGATGATCCCCTGCCATGAACAGCTTCCATGGTTCATCCACCAGAATTATATCTATGGTCAATCCTGAAGCCCCCAACTCCTGCTGAACCCGTTGGAACAAGTCTTTCGTCGCCGCTTGTGTGCTGGAAGCAACAATCACAACGGCACAGCGCCCTTGTGGATTTTGGGCGTGAGCATGAGAGAGAAAAGCTTTGGCCAAGAAATGATCACTCCGCCCGGCATCTTCCCCACGACGCGCCAACTCATCTGCCACCGGACCCAGGGTAGAGCAAGTACAGATCAAACTGTCCCCTTGTGCTTTTGCGTCCACCATTGCTTCTTCAATTGCAGCCCAGACTTGCGCATTCTCGACGCTTGCCTCAGTAGCTTTCTTCAATAGATCAGCCCGCACAATATGACGCGCAGGCGGTAAATCACGCTTTTGCAGCTCTTTGGAAAACAAATCAGCATTGGACTGAGCGGTATGAAAGAAAACAAGGCTCATGACTATTCCCAGACTAGAGCGAGAGGAAAAGAC is drawn from Cohaesibacter gelatinilyticus and contains these coding sequences:
- a CDS encoding YdcH family protein; translation: MSHVPHELHDEFPEYEQKLHDLKVNDAHFAKLSDEYHEVNREIHRIESEVEPTSDVYLEDQKKKRLMLLDQISNMLHA
- a CDS encoding GIY-YIG nuclease family protein; this translates as MPKRLDITLPSPSDLGFDEPDFTGYWRNKSHCPDKSGSYLVWIYLKHNTRLAKPTKCILSPGWYVYAGSANGPGGLRARLSRHLAKDKSRRWHIDQLTTKATHRYGWAWMNACECALITHLQALPNFHHPVSGFGSSDCQQCQSHLLKWSELTTET
- a CDS encoding methyl-accepting chemotaxis protein: MNALQNIKLTTKTTLLIIVSVLFSMASLATVTWFEISDKVKQDVIAKQSLSIRVAAQIFETAMEGLTVSRKANGEIEKIAMSSIPEFTSHELIDRVGSITGETATVFAWDEKTKDFWRKTTNIKKNDGKRAIGTPLGQKGAVYPVVTAGKTFVGEAVILGKSYYTLYQPIFSDANQPIGILYVGIERQQVEAILSEITTGLAFWATLVAIVILALALVATRKMMAPLPVMTGILNAIAQDKPTEGIPYQDRKDEIGDMAHSILILNEHNEQRRDLESQKSDTDRQRVEREDKLKTIISEFDSNIQSVLNVTGENSQTMETTAQKLSEIAENTSEQTTDAANISHEAASNVQAVASAAEELAASIEEISRQLGQTQAVVSTTTDEARQTNEKVASLDVAAQKIGEVVNLIQDIAEQTNLLALNATIEAARAGEMGKGFAVVAAEVKELANQTSKATEEISNQVTDIQTSSKDAVSAIAKITETMNEVNDYTNSIAAAVEQQGSATIEISSNVQQASEGTSLVTQRMETVNGSVTDTHQSANQVLSASRSSAEQNQLLGSKIEQFLKEIQAA
- a CDS encoding 2-isopropylmalate synthase — translated: MTDNIVIFDTTLRDGEQSPGASMTLEEKIQVAQLLDEMGVDVIEAGFPIASNGDFEAVSEIAKVVKNSTVCGLSRAGSKDIDRAGEAIKHAEKGRIHTFISTSPVHMKFKLQMEPDRVYEKVIESVTRARNWVDDVEWSAEDGTRTEFDFLCRCVEAAINAGATTINIPDTVGYTAPEEITELFRRVIENVPNSDKAIFSAHCHNDLGMAVANSLAAAKGGARQIECTINGLGERAGNAALEEIVMAIRTRNDIFPYETNINSRLLTRASKLVSAVSAFPVQYNKAIVGKNAFAHESGIHQDGMLKNAETYEIMKPEDVGVGGTDLVMGKHSGRHAFRDKLAELGYELGDNALQDAFNRFKDLADRKKHIFDEDIEALVDDEVSGASETVKVIALTVIAGTGGLQKAIVTLDMDGEHITKEATGDGPVDATFNAIKQIFPHEATLQLYQVSAVTEGTDAQAEVSTRLTENGKTVTGRSADTDTMVASAKAYVSALNKLVTRREKNMPADELTV